Proteins from one Sphaeramia orbicularis chromosome 17, fSphaOr1.1, whole genome shotgun sequence genomic window:
- the LOC115437071 gene encoding serine/threonine-protein kinase MAK-like isoform X5, producing the protein MTNCWTVLDSQASSVRGRQGFLWTMNRYTTLKQLGDGTYGSVLLGKSNETGELVAIKRMKRKFYSWEECMNLREVKSLKKLNHANVVKLKEVIRENDHLYFVFEYMKENLYQLMKEREDKMFSENEIRNILFQVLSGLAFVHKHGYFHRDMKPENLLCMGPEQVKIADFGLAREIRSQPPYTDYVSTRWYRAPEVLLKSSSYSSSIDIWAVGCIMAELYTLRPLFPGNSEVDEVFKICQVLGTLKKTDWPYGYNLAASMNFRFPKCVPTSLRSLIPNASEDAITLMRDMLQWDPEKRPSALQALRYPYFHVGIPHSKISEQHKVQTKMREEAAELRPLSPRQRDMDSCESSKTQSKMQMCSQSLHRPLQQILLPQDTDSNFEQPVPPSAMLEGQQEPLSLVKSRPQPVRALSGTENSVTGVRTGRRRWGQTSFKSVDSWDDSDDTDAGVSISKKPTINFLKSRFQDSKDNTVVKPQSNTSLNRSQASTLSAKQHYLRQSRYLPGVNPKSKSSFGQVASFSKGKDNLMIINTQVVK; encoded by the exons ATGACCAACTGCTGGACTGTGTTGGACTCTCAAGCCAGCTCAGTGAGGGGGAGGCAGGGCTTTCTGTGGACCATGAACCGCTACACCACCCTGAAACAGCTGGGGGATGGCACCTATGGCAGTGTGCTGCTGGGAAAAAGCAATGAGACAGGGGAGCTGGTAGCTATAAAGAG GATGAAGAGGAAGTTTTATTCCTGGGAGGAGTGTATGAATCTCAGAGAGGTTAAG TCACTGAAGAAGCTGAACCATGCCAATGTGGTGAAACTGAAGGAAGTCATCCGAGAAAATGACCACCTCTACTTTGTGTTTGAGTACATGAAAGAAAACCTGTATCAGCTCATGAAAGAACG GGAAGATAAGATGTTTTCTGAAAATGAGATAAGGAACATTCTGTTCCAAGTATTGTCTGGCTTAGCATTTGTGCATAAGCACG gttattttcatCGTGACATGAAACCAGAGAACTTGCTCTGCATGGGCCCAGAGCAAGTTAAAATCGCTGACTTTGGACTGGCCAGAGAAATCCGCTCCCAACCACCGTACACTGACTATGTGTCCACAAGATG GTACCGAGCGCCAGAGGTTCTGCTCAAGTCCAGCTCGTACAGCTCCTCCATCGACATATGGGCTGTGGGCTGCATCATGGCTGAGCTCTACACCCTCAGGCCGCTGTTCCCTGGAAACAGTGAGGTGGACGAGGTCTTCAAGATCTGTCAGGTGCTTGGAACCTTAAAGAAG ACGGACTGGCCATACGGCTACAACCTGGCTGCTTCAATGAATTTCCGTTTCCCAAAGTGTGTCCCTACCAGCCTCAGATCCTTGATCCCTAATGCCAGCGAAGATGCCATTACACTGATGAGAGACATGCTGCAGTGGGACCCAGAGAAAAGACCAAGTGCTCTCCAG GCTCTACGATACCCATACTTCCATGTTGGCATTCCACATTCCAAAATCTCAGAGCAACACAAAGTCCAGACGAAGATGAGAGAAGAGGCTGCAGAACTCAGACCTCTGTCCCCTAGACAGAGAGACATGGATTCCTGTGAATCTAGTAAAACCCAGTCAAAGATGCAGATGTGTAGCCAGTCTCTCCACCGGCCTCTACAGCAGATCCTTCTTCCTCAGGACACGGACTCAAACTTCGAGCAACCGGTGCCTCCCAGCGCCATGTTGGAGGGGCAGCAGGAACCTCTCAGCTTGGTGAAATCCAGGCCTCAG CCTGTAAGAGCTCTCTCGGGAACAGAGAACAGTGTAACTGGAGTGCGAACAGGGCGCAGACGATGGGGCCAGACGTCTTTCAAGTCTGTTGACAGCTGGGATGACTCTGACGACACAGATGCTGGTGTTTCAATCTCCAAAAAACCCACAATTAACTTTCTGAAGAGCAG ATTTCAGGATTCAAAGGATAATACAGTTGTCAAACCACAGAGTAACACAAGCCTGAACAGATCTCAGGCCTCAACCTTGTCAGCCAAGCAGCACTACCTCCGCCAGTCCAGATACCTGCCTG gagTAAATCCAAAAAGCAAGTCTTCATTTGGACAGGTGGCCAGCTTTAGTAAAGGTAAGGATAATTTGATGATAATTAACACTCAA GTAGTGAAATAA